The stretch of DNA AAAGGTACACAGAAGCAAAATATGATGATTATAACCGCAAGGAAGTGGTCATAATAATTTACGGATGTCCGTTGGTCACGGTTTCCCGGGGGATGGGAACTGTCTCCCCGGTCAGGGCGGATAATTGCATCAAATTGTTTCCCATCGGATAGTTGCAGGGAAGAAGAAAGGGGATAGCCTTTATGGATTGTCTCTTTTTTAAATGGGGTCCTTTCTCCGTTACCGCATACAGCCTGTCAATCATGATTGCGCTGGTTGTTGCCCTTTTCATTTACATCAAGGAATGTTCGCGCAAAGGGATCAACCCGGACAGGATGATCAGCTTTGCCCTTCTTGTTATCCTGGCCGGGGTTGCCGGGGCCCGCCTTTCACATATTATTTTTGTGGATTATGAATATTACAAACTTGACCCCCGTCAGGTCTGGTCTTTCCAGGATGGCGGCCTGTCTTTTCTGGGTGGATTCCTGGGGGCGTTTTTGCTGGCACTGATCTTTATCCAACTGACGGGCTCGGCCTCCAAAAGGTTGCTGGATGCATTTGTCCCTTCGTTGGTGCTGGCCAATGCGATATCAAGGATAGGCAATATTCCTGCCGGGCTGCCAGTTTCTTCTGCTCTCCCGTGGGCCTTGGAGGTTAACGGGGAACACCTACATCCGGATCAGGCCTATATGATAATCTTGCTTTATATCTTCTTCTATATCCTGTGGAGGAAGAGGGAGAACATCGTGTATCACGGAGAACTTTTCGTCTGGTTTCTGGTCGGCTACGGTGCCATCTCTTTTGTGGTCGATTTTTTCCGTTCAACTCCCAATTTCCTCTGGGTATTTTCGCTCTCCCAGATTATTTCCATATTGATGCTGGCTGCGGGGATCTACTATGCGCGCAAGGCAGAGAAAACCCTCGCCGCCCCTGTTTACCGCTACGATGTGGAGCCACCCCGGGCTATCGGGCTGACCATGCTCAATCTGGCATTCTTCTCCCTGTTGATTGCCCTCTCGGTCTACCTGCATTACCTGGCCAACTGAAGCTTGAAAGCATTGCCGGAAAAAGGCGAGAAAATCATGTCGGAAGAGTGACTGATTCAATGTTTTCGAGGCAGTTATCCAGAAGAGAATTTACATCAAGAAAACTTTCCACTTTTTCGGTATACAGAAGTTTTGGCCGTGTAGCCGGATGTTTGGGAACGAAGACGGTGCAACAATCCTCGTAGGGGAGGATGGAGATCTCGTAAGTGCCAATCTTCCGGGCAAGATCGATTATTTCCTGCTTGTCCATCCCGATCAGGGGACGGAAAACTGGCCTTTCAGCAAGCACATCGGTTACGGCAATGCTTTCCAGCGTCTGGCTGGCCACCTGCCCCAAACTTTCGCCGGTGACAAGTGCTCCGGCCCCCCTTGAGGCAGCCAACCTCTCCGCCACCCTGAACATCATCCGCCTCATGATGGTGATGCGCATCGCCGGGGGGCATTCCTTGTGAATGGCCTCTTGTATCCCGGTAAATCCGGCCACGTGCAGGATCAATTTGCCGCTGTAGCGGGCCATCATCGAGGCAATTTGCAGCACCTTGTCTTTTGCACGTTCGCTTGTGAAAGGAAAACTGTGAAAATGCAGAGCCTCGATTTCCAGACCCCTTTTCATTCCCATCCATCCGGCGACCGGGCTGTCGATGCCGCCGGAAAGCAGAAGAAGGGCTCTGCCGCTTGCGCCCACGGGCAGGCCGCCGCACCCGGGATAGGAAAGATGGTAGACATATGCTTCTTTCTCACGGATTTCCATGTGGAGTATGATATCGGGATGATGAACGTCAACCTTGCTGCCGGCCACGTTGGACAGGATGTGGGCCCCGGTTATCCGGCTGATTTCCGGTGATTCAAGGGGGAAGGCCTTGTTGGAACGCCTGGTTTCCACCTTGAAGGTAAACGGGGCGGCAGCCCCTTTCTGGATTGTCGCCAACGCCCGGGCCTGTATATCTTCCATGTTCAAGGGCGCGCTATCTACCGGACTGATCGAGACAAGGCCGAAGATCCTTCCGAGCCGTTCCAGAACCTCGCGCTCACGGTTCTCCTCATGCAGATGCACGAAAAGCCGCCCGTATGTTCTTCTCACTTCCGCGGATATGCCTTGCAGGGCATCCCTG from Bacillota bacterium encodes:
- a CDS encoding prolipoprotein diacylglyceryl transferase, producing MDCLFFKWGPFSVTAYSLSIMIALVVALFIYIKECSRKGINPDRMISFALLVILAGVAGARLSHIIFVDYEYYKLDPRQVWSFQDGGLSFLGGFLGAFLLALIFIQLTGSASKRLLDAFVPSLVLANAISRIGNIPAGLPVSSALPWALEVNGEHLHPDQAYMIILLYIFFYILWRKRENIVYHGELFVWFLVGYGAISFVVDFFRSTPNFLWVFSLSQIISILMLAAGIYYARKAEKTLAAPVYRYDVEPPRAIGLTMLNLAFFSLLIALSVYLHYLAN
- the thiI gene encoding tRNA 4-thiouridine(8) synthase ThiI, which translates into the protein MKLFLLRYGELALKGKNRKAFEDLLIRNIRDALQGISAEVRRTYGRLFVHLHEENREREVLERLGRIFGLVSISPVDSAPLNMEDIQARALATIQKGAAAPFTFKVETRRSNKAFPLESPEISRITGAHILSNVAGSKVDVHHPDIILHMEIREKEAYVYHLSYPGCGGLPVGASGRALLLLSGGIDSPVAGWMGMKRGLEIEALHFHSFPFTSERAKDKVLQIASMMARYSGKLILHVAGFTGIQEAIHKECPPAMRITIMRRMMFRVAERLAASRGAGALVTGESLGQVASQTLESIAVTDVLAERPVFRPLIGMDKQEIIDLARKIGTYEISILPYEDCCTVFVPKHPATRPKLLYTEKVESFLDVNSLLDNCLENIESVTLPT